The following nucleotide sequence is from Zea mays cultivar B73 chromosome 1, Zm-B73-REFERENCE-NAM-5.0, whole genome shotgun sequence.
cttgacggcgaggggcctcgccggCGGGGTGCTAGTAGGCAATATTATGCACCTGCTATTGACTGCggctgtcccgaccggagtctgactgcgaaggtcttgtccatgttcggttggactgcggagggtccttgggttttctttgagactcgaccttgcgctggtggagctctttggatctggcgtacttttcaaacagctgatagagttcttggaggtttttgggtgggtccctgatgcagtgactgtacaggacgccagcctgaaggccactgatggcgtagtgtatggcaatttggtcatcgaccgagggcagttgtgacttgagagtcaagaacttgcggtagtactcccgcagggtttctttctcctgctgcttgcagagtgatagctcgaccaaggcatcggtgtctggcggtacccttggaagttgagcagaaatttgtcccagagagttctccaggagtcgatggacaacgggggcaacctggtgtaccaggtcaaggccggaccctcgagggcgatgatgaaggacttgaccatcgtggcgtcatcccctccggatgatgagacggcgacttgatagctcatgatgtactgtgctgggtcggtgttgccgttgtacttggggtaggtccctgccctgaagttggcgggccatggtgacacttgcagttgcggcgccaggggacttcgctcatcaaggtagttgacgccttggaatgatgtggcgtgcgggatgaagggtccgcgctgaggaatgaatagGTCTCCGACTGGAgcacgctgttggaggggtgggccgtgctgcagatcatgttggccttcgcgctgcatgagagcaatctcttgctcgagttcctgagccctctgctcctcatctcgtaccatctggcgcaccttggcctgcacagagacacgttggcgcttggcctcgaggatctctttctgcttctggatgttgcagttcttgatgcgcagggcccgcAACTGTAGTTGTTCTTCTGTTGAAACGATGATGACTTTGTCGTCCTCTGTGGCGTCCTCGCCCTATAGTGGAGCGAAGCTTGGGGGTGGTTCCTGTGGCtatcctccggagctgcaggtgcggaggctgCCCTCGGGAGTTGGTTGATCtttgcgctgtctcttgctgacgGCGTCGTCTTCACAGGCTTCTTGGTGAGTGGTGTCTGCAAGGGCCTTGCCCATTTTCTCGACCAGTAGCGCTGCCTTTgctgcttcgtcaacggatggggctgccttcgagctagctctcttgggtgccatcgcgggtggtttgttcgtagcacgaacggtgggcaccaaatgttggaacttgctctccaggGCAATATGATCCAATGGGGGAGTGGAAAGAATTCAAACAAGGTTTAACTcaagatggcaattgctctgttaatccagcctctcaagggcactgtacgggggtttttataggtgcccgagtgcccaacgtttcgatgtaaggacgcatgtgccctcaggcacctggactatccccagaatattcccataagggagggttacaaactgtcattacagaaaagccattacaaatcggacccgtaacacacttctccgtgcggggcctattacaatggaccgaattccacgtgggcctccaggttgggtgaggacgtgggacgggggcgacctcgtcgtaggccttcgtattGCAGCGTAGAGGACGAAGGGCACGTCACACCGGTCGTTTTGCCTTCGTTGGTACGGCGAGATTGACAAAGGCCTAGAGCGAAGGGtagtgtcttcgccttcgccccaacaatgcaTATGATAAGATAACTTATGGGGGTGGAATTTAGGAGAGATAAAAAagggttaggagattagggttccaaacctcgggttgaaattttgggatgttacactctgactctgcgcgaactgtccgcgcactatagcacttttgcaggtgtctgttgcagtcgaccgttgcgctggagccgttgctccgctggcacaccggacagtccggtgccacaccggacagtccggtgaattatagcggagtggttcTTCTGAAACCCAATGGTAGCAAGTTTGAAGTCGTATGGTcctggtcaccggacagtccggtgcgccagaccagggttctcttcggtttcttttgctcctttcttttaaaccctaacttgatctttttattggtttgtgttgaacctttagcacctgtagaatacataatatagatcaaactagttagttcaattatttgtgttggacattcaaccaccaaaatcatttataggaaaaggttaaaccctatttccctttcaatgtgacAGCCCACTAATCCGACTACAACAAAGTTGTTGCCTAATATAACAGCTTTAACTTTTTATAGGGTTCTTGATCGAACACTCATTGGATCATGTGTAGTTTGTCCTCAAAGTTCATTAGAGTTCACTGATAGTCGAGTTTTAGTGTCTGGCCCGACTGATAGCCTAACTTCAGGtccatttttctccaatttctatACAGCTCTGGGGCTagatcacttaatcaaacttgaacTACTAACATAGCTTTACAAGTTTGTTGTAATGACCCATGGAAAAATCTCCATAGATCAAGAGATAATAGGATCTGAACTTAGCCTGATATCACTAGTTTCAGAGTTAAGCCATATGGGTGCTCttgggcctttttgcaattaACTCCAAATTGTTCCACACAACTTGGAAATCTCCAAATGTAAATGTTGCTTAATTTTTTgatactctaccactttgatatatgcactttggtccaaaagtgtatagaattgATCCCATCTCATAGAGCACAAATTAGGGTTTCCAGGGTTCttattagggttttgagtgttctagggtttaTGTGCCACTCAAACTTTCCAAGTTTAGTCTTCCTTGAACATCTCTACTAATCTTTGAGATCATACTCAAATGGTTATCTCACACACCCACATGCTTCTAATCCTTGGGTAAGTACCATATCCTAGGGTTAAGGATCACTTCAAATGAtcacatcacacttgttttgaagttttagcctagtggatgcactctaggtgtaacatacataatgaaatgtcaatgcatatgatgccatgcccaagttttagttcttgtaacgccaggggtgttacatcatgCATCTAAATGACAATCCTAGGCACAACCACAAACAAAAAGGCATGAGTAAACAGGCTTGCAGACGCACAGGAGCCTATTTGTTCTCAGTGGCATGCAATTCCAAAAAAGGTTGAGCATCATCGCCCTTTTAAATCGCTACGTTTCACATATTGGGGTTCAATTGTATGTCGTAAATGTCAACATCACTTGCACTGCTGAGAGGATACATTCACCCAATTGAAGAAACAGGATATAGGCTTCTTCTTAATTTTGTCTTTGCAGAATACAAACACAAATGTCACGTCTTTAAGTAAAATAAAATATAACATACATTTTCAGCACTACATTTCGCATGGTATCAATATATTTGTCAAGACCATCATCAATAGTAAATCTATTTTGAATTGCATGCTAACTTCAATAACATAGAACTTGCATAATACATCATGGAGCTAAAAAACATTAAGTAACCATGATCGCTTGTTTGTGAAATTGAACAAGAGTGTGTTGTATAGCAAATCTAGATTTTTTTTCTTCCTCATTTAGGAAAAAGGAGAGAATATTCATAATCACAACATACATGTTTTGGAAAGGCAGAGCATCGATCAAGCAAAACGAAATAAAGGAGATGgatgcaagtacttagctcaattAGCAAGATTATTGAAAGCTAGATCTGGGTTTGTGATATGAGTGCTAGGGATTGGGGCTTCCTTGCGAGAGTAGCAAACCTAGGGTTCAGGGTTGGGGCGGTAGAAGGGGTCTGAACCAAGCACTGATCGAGAGAGCAGGAGGTCATCAACATGCCTCCCTGCATCCTCGGATCGAGCAAGATCTCCCTTGTCCTCCTCATCCTCCTCGATGAACTCCCGTGGTCGCCGAAGGCGTTGGAGCAGACGTTGCTAGACATGCTGGGCGAATCAACCAAAGGGAGGCATGGAGCGACAGGCGGGCAATGGTTTGCCAAGCCGACTGAATGGGAGGAGGGAGAGAAAAGCGATTCCGGCCTCAACGAGATAGGGGAGAGCATCGAGACAGGGGCAAGGCGCCGAGCAGGGGGATTGCCGCATCTAGCGCAGAGCAGCTTGCTGACAAGTGGCGAGCGATGGTTGGGCGCCAACATCTTCTGCACGGCTGGGCgcggagaggagggagggggacGATGGATCGACGACAGGGATCAGGGAGAGAGACGGTACAAAGCATACCGTCCTTCCTCACCACCCAGCGCCAGATCCGTTATCGGAGATGCAGGAGGTCCATCCGCCACCGATGTCATCACGACCGCGCTCTCCCTCGACGGCTTCTTACGCACCTTCGTGGTTGCCGGTGGGCAACAACGCGAAGCAGACGTGGACGAGGCTAGGGTTGCCCTCGACGCCGTCGGTAGCGACCGAGGCGCGGAGGAGAGGGTCCGACAGAGGTGGAGGCGACGGAAGGGGGTTGACGTGGGTGGTGCGCCGGCTATTACATCAATCGCGCGATGGCTGTCGTTGGGGCGGGGGCATGGTATGGGGAGGCATGGGAGGGAGCGGGGGCAGGGGCACATGGTGTGAACGCTGACACTACTATCTTAATAGAGTACTAGGTGAGTGCCTGTAcgttgcaacggggacatataataccacgataacttgtatacaaaatgtgtgttatactgttatgagaaaatgtttcataatctatttgtgattctggtcatacataaattttgttgttttaatctagttgtttcaccactacactGCAACCATTAGTATCATgccgacttcgatatatgccacgattttcatggtctcatcattggtgaGCACGCCCCACGCCTACCggaagaagttccctcgtacatcgtcagtcattaggcacgtaccaccatacgcgcTTGCTCAAACAAAAAAGCAATTGTGTGTGTTTGCAAAGAGAATTAAAGACAGACCGGCacaaaaagctaccccgacggtgGGGAGGATGACAAACtgatcattgttgtcggtcctcctctgcgtcacctccggtGCCGAGATGATGCCACAGTccatgatatagtagtcgtcgaacgcacgcGACATGTCGAGtgccgatgactcttggctgggctgccagacgaagtgcacctcgggttcatcagcaaggtagtacacctgaccgttgcaccaccggatgcgctactcctctacatacatcatgttcgaggacactcacaccacatcagcaacgaccgtcgtccgagcgcacaagaatttatggccggtcagtagcgacttacatggcaggttgggcttcagatggacgatgagctggacagcGTGATGACGCCGTCGttggatgcggtgcccagaacaacccgagagtcgccgacgttggcAACAACCATGAGGTCCCCTGCTTGACAATGGACAACGCGGTGCAGTCGCTCTGGTCCgattccaagcggcggctgcggagGAGCTTGTCATACACAGCGGCTCATGTgtccacgtaggactgcttccagaggtcgaactgacagtcgtcaagcttcttctcgttGTCGATGAGCGATGCCAACGTGAGTGCCTCCTGCTAGTAGTGTTTGTTCGGGTTTCCAagcaagaaacatggattcatccttggcgttggtttatgaaaatgactcacaactcAGATCCATGAAAAAAATATTATGAAGAATAAATGCCACGCatgcaaaaaaaaaaagaaatttaagttgaaaacattattcaaacaaaagaaattgcatgtaaggctcttctttaaatactactcattccatctaaaaatataattcaagaatctcggtgatacttatcaactactacgcattgtgcaagggtagtaaGGTAGGcttggggagagatgtagtagatatttttcctatcataaatatagacataagcacacatgtggtgtagcggtagctactACTTGTATTTGTTTGAGAGGTTGCAAGTTCGAATCCCCTTAGCTAGACGTGGGCTGCggaatgggaatgagctttgcggggagggggaatgagaaaggcaGAATAGGAAACGACATAACATGAGAATGGGTTATGCGAGGAGGAGAGAATGTGAATGAGAGTGGCAGAACACTGAATGACAGACTAATtttacagccttaataagtagtagagattatagATATAAGATTTTCTCATTTTACACTAGTAAAAGTTTCTCGATCCTCAATATAAATCTTCTCTATATTTGACAGCTGATACTAATTATAAATTTAGCTCCCTATACGATACTTATGTTAACTTTAATATAAGAAGGAAAATTTGTTCTTATTAAATAACTATATGAAtagttatttatatatatataaatacttGTAATAATTATTGCACTATATAGTCCACCGTTTAAATTTTCTAAAACCCACACAACTAAATTACTCCACACTTGTAACCTCTACTAAATACATCAAATAAAGTATATTTAGACTTaacacatcatcaaaatcaacagttCAGATCACTGGATAATCAACTATTTCTTACTCAAATCTAATAAACAATATCATTTGGATCATCCATCCATTATCACTTATCCATTCTCCTCTCCTGTGGGAGCCTATCACTCATGTTGTTGCCGTCGTCAACCTCTTTTTCCTCTGCGAGATATTAGTGTTAGCACGAGATAGTAAATAATACCACTCTTTTTTTATCACGAAGAGTCGTGCGGAAGACGAGCGAGCCTTTGTGAGACGATGTGACCGTCTACTGCCTTTCTTCAGTTGCAAGCTAGCCAACACGGCGATGTCCACTCGGTTGGTCCTCCGTTTTCCCGCGCCGAGCCAAGGAAAACCGACCTGAAACGTCAGCGTAGCAGTTGCAATCCGTCGCGCCGTCCAGCTCCCCATCCACTTGGGCGCCAAGGAACCGTGCACCGCcactcggcgcggcggcggcgtcaGGTCACGCCGACGCGACGCACGTCATAGCGACATGTCCGTTCACACGGCAGGCAAACCGGCGGTACAGTGCAAGTGCAACACGACGACGCGGAGCTAAAATATTGAACGGTTGCGTCTGCGCATTTGGCTCTCCTCCTTCACGAGCAAGCATCCCAAAGGACGCTACAAACCTGACGTCCATCGCCGTGGCCTGTGACGGTCGCCGCCTTGACGTTGACGACGACGCGCACACGCAGACGCACCCACGAGCCTGCTGATCCAAACACTGTGAAGATTCTATAAGTACAGGCAGCGGGCGAGGCCGTGTTCCAGATCCAGCCTCGAGCACCGGGACCTGCCGCGTGCTTCTTACTGGCAACTTGGCAAGTGGCACGGCCGCACGGATCCATCTCCATCGTCGAGGCGAGGACGAGGAAGCAGATCGAAGCACCCAACCACACCACACTGGTGGTGAGTGGTTGCTGGCGATGGCGATGGAAGCGATGATGAGCGGGCTCAACTCCGGCGTGGTGCTCAGCCTGATCGCCGTGCTGTGGACGGTGGTGTGGCAGAACCTGCAGCACCTGCAGCTGCAGCAGTTCTTCGCGCGGCAGCTGAGCCGGCGCGCGCGGCGGCTGGCGGCGATGGTGGACCCGTACCTGTCGGTCACCATCGCCGAGTACGAGGGCGGGCGGATGAAGCGCAGCGACGCGTACGAGGAGGTCAAGGCCTACCTCAGCGACGCCAGCGCCCACGGCGTGCGCCACCTCCGGGCCGAGTCCGCCAAGGACGCCGACAAGCTCGTGCTCAGCATGTCGGACGGCGAGGAGGTGGAGGACGACTTCGAGGGCGCGAGGGTCTGGTGGTGGGCCTACTCCAAGCAGCCGCCGCGCTCGGACGGCGCCGCGGCGTGgtggagcggcggcggcgccgccgcgcAGGAGGAGCGCCACTTCTACCGCCTCTTCTTCCTGGAGCACCAGCGGTCGCTTGTGCTGGACACGTACCTCCCGCGCGTCCGCCAGCTGGGCCGCGCCGTCATGGTGAAGAACCGCCAGCGGAAGCTGTTCACCAACATCTCCACGCACCAGTGGAGCGACGGCGGGTTCATGAGGTCGGCGTGGACCCACGTGGTGTTCGAGCACCCCAAGACGTTCGCCACGCTCGCCATGGACCCCGCCGAGAAGAAGAGGGTCATGGACGACCTCGACATGTTCAAGGGCGGCAGGGACTACTACGCGCGCGTCGGCAAGGCGTGGAAGCGCGGGTACCTCCTGTACGGGCCCCCCGGGACGGGGAAGTCGGCCATGATCGCCGCCATGGCCAACTACCTCGACTACGACATCTACGACATCGAGCTCACGTCCGTG
It contains:
- the LOC103644195 gene encoding AAA-ATPase At3g28580, which codes for MAMEAMMSGLNSGVVLSLIAVLWTVVWQNLQHLQLQQFFARQLSRRARRLAAMVDPYLSVTIAEYEGGRMKRSDAYEEVKAYLSDASAHGVRHLRAESAKDADKLVLSMSDGEEVEDDFEGARVWWWAYSKQPPRSDGAAAWWSGGGAAAQEERHFYRLFFLEHQRSLVLDTYLPRVRQLGRAVMVKNRQRKLFTNISTHQWSDGGFMRSAWTHVVFEHPKTFATLAMDPAEKKRVMDDLDMFKGGRDYYARVGKAWKRGYLLYGPPGTGKSAMIAAMANYLDYDIYDIELTSVHSNTDLRKLFIETTSKSIIVIEDIDCSLDLTGAREKKKAAEEDGDKDKKDGGGPSKPGEKKDTSSKVTLSGLLNFIDGLWSACGGERIIVFTTNHVKKLDPALIRRGRMDKHIEMSYCGFEAFKFLAKTYLDVDSHPLFDAVGELLREVDMTPADVAENLTPKSLDDGPDSCLADLVKALEEAKKASGAGEDEEDQQYEP